Sequence from the Candidatus Methylopumilus planktonicus genome:
AAAATATAATAGATGCATCAAGAAGTGGATATCGATCAAGTGGTTGTAATGTCACTTCAGTTGCAAAGCTTGGATTTTTACAAAGGCTTAAAAAGTCTCCGGCTTTTTGACGTGTGGCTCGATACTCCGGCAAATAACGACCTGCTTGACGCATCATCCACACAGGTGTGTATGTTGTAGGTTGTCGATGAAGCGCTTTTAAGAAAGTGTCGTTTTGAAGTGTAGTCATAAATGATTTTTAAAACTTTAAAAGTAAAGTTTTAAAAATTAACGTGGAAGAGTAGATGTTCCCATTAAGAATTCATCTACAGCGCGAGCACATTGGCGGCCTTCACGAATAGCCCACACAATGAGAGATTGTCCGCGACGGATATCGCCTGCTGCAAATACTTTAGCTTTAGATGTAATGTAAGCCTCCTTACCTTCGGTTGTTGCTTTCACATTACCGCGCTGATCTTTATCTACACCAAAAAGATCTAGCATTTTTTGTTGGGGACTTACAAATCCCATTGCGAGCAATACGAGATCTGCTTTCATTTTAAATTCTGAATTAGGTACTTCTGTCATCTTGCCGTCTTTCCATTCAACTCGAGCTGCGATGATTTCTTTGACATTACCATTTTCACCTACAAAACTTTTTGTGGTGACTGACCAATCGCGCTCACAACCTTCTTCATGTGAACTTGATGTACGAAGTTTTAAAGGCCAATTTGGCCATACCATTTCTTTATTTTCTTTGACTGGAGGCTGTGGCATCAATTCAAACTGTGTGACTGATGTTGCGTGATGACGATTCGATGTGCCCACGCAATCAGAACCAGTGTCACCACCGCCAATCACGACCACATGTTTACCTGTCGCCAGAATTTGGTTTTGCAATTTATCCCCTGCCACTACTTTATTTTGTTGTGGTAAGAAATTCATTGCAAACATGACGCCATTAAGTTCGCGTCCAGGAACGGGTAAGTCACGTGGATGCTCAGCACCGCCCGCTAAAATGACTGCATCATAATTATTTGTAAGTTCATCAGGCTTCACATTTTCACCAATGTTTTGGTTCACTTTGAAAACAACGCCTTCAGCTTCCATTTGTTTCATTCGGCGGTCGATGTGTGTTTTTTCCATTTTGAAGTCAGGGATACCGTAACGAAGCAGTCCGCCAATACGATCATTTTTTTCATACACAGTCACTGCATGCCCGACGCGAGCAAGTTGCTGTG
This genomic interval carries:
- a CDS encoding glutamate synthase subunit beta, with the protein product MGKVTGFMEFDRISEQNIPPQERLKNYKEFVLHLSDDEAKKQGARCMDCGIPFCTTGCPINNIIPDWNDLIYNQNWEEAIEVLHSTNNFPEFTGRLCPAPCEAACTLNINDDAVGIKSIEHAIIDKAWENNWVKPLIPTHKTNKKIAIVGSGPAGMAAAQQLARVGHAVTVYEKNDRIGGLLRYGIPDFKMEKTHIDRRMKQMEAEGVVFKVNQNIGENVKPDELTNNYDAVILAGGAEHPRDLPVPGRELNGVMFAMNFLPQQNKVVAGDKLQNQILATGKHVVVIGGGDTGSDCVGTSNRHHATSVTQFELMPQPPVKENKEMVWPNWPLKLRTSSSHEEGCERDWSVTTKSFVGENGNVKEIIAARVEWKDGKMTEVPNSEFKMKADLVLLAMGFVSPQQKMLDLFGVDKDQRGNVKATTEGKEAYITSKAKVFAAGDIRRGQSLIVWAIREGRQCARAVDEFLMGTSTLPR